In one Nitrospiraceae bacterium genomic region, the following are encoded:
- a CDS encoding ubiquinol-cytochrome c reductase iron-sulfur subunit: MMSSPDPSPSHISGFSTPVGTRRRFFQWVTRAAAGFIGLSLAVPLVGYVISPALKRRVQSWVDVASVDELSVGEPKQLDYVATIHDGYLETKAHKAVWAVKQPDGGVTVFSPICTHLGCGYHWDAADRKFKCPCHGSVYDVTGQVLAGPAPRHLDDLPSKIENGRLLVMYKEFKSGVRDRMEI, from the coding sequence ATGATGTCTTCTCCAGATCCCTCACCTTCCCACATCTCCGGATTCTCGACCCCTGTCGGTACCCGCCGACGCTTCTTCCAATGGGTCACCAGGGCTGCGGCTGGCTTTATCGGTCTGAGTCTCGCCGTTCCATTAGTCGGTTATGTGATTTCTCCGGCACTGAAGCGACGTGTCCAATCGTGGGTGGACGTGGCTTCTGTAGACGAGCTCTCGGTTGGTGAACCCAAGCAGCTGGACTATGTCGCGACCATTCACGACGGCTATCTCGAAACGAAGGCGCACAAAGCCGTCTGGGCGGTCAAACAACCGGACGGAGGGGTGACAGTGTTTTCTCCCATCTGCACGCACTTAGGCTGCGGCTATCATTGGGATGCGGCTGATCGGAAGTTCAAATGTCCTTGTCACGGTAGTGTCTACGATGTTACGGGCCAAGTCCTGGCCGGGCCGGCACCTCGTCATTTGGATGACCTCCCTTCAAAAATTGAAAACGGGCGTCTATTGGTGATGTACAAGGAATTTAAGTCGGGTGTGCGCGATAGGATGGAAATCTAG
- a CDS encoding cytochrome b N-terminal domain-containing protein, translating into MASRLYEWLDSRLNLKAVEHSLLNEPIPGGASWIYVFGSATLFLFILQAITGMFLAVYYAPTPDHAYDSVQFIENQVTFGWFVRGLHHWGASGMVVAVGLHMLQVFLYGAFKPPREMMWMVGVVLFLLVMGFAFTGYLLPWDQTAYWATQVGINMAGTVPLVGDFVVKVLRGGETLGALTLSRFFAVHVLFLPALIIMGIMLHLFILRRVGPAGPWDETKAAAGSETFYPRQVYMDAVVMLGVFGVLAVLAVLVPFPLTDKANPSDTSFVPVPEWYFLFYYELLKHVHGPLEPFATWVLPGMAVLVMLLWPFLDWQKAVRAPASRPVGIALAVLFLVSVFSLLGISLKNLYAVKRVDPGVAHGQALVDHLGCIGCHRIHGTGGAVGPDLSYVGDQRPDREWHLKHFRNPQSVSPGSIMPKFPLTDQELQDLASYMLSLKRAT; encoded by the coding sequence ATGGCTTCCCGGTTATACGAATGGCTGGACAGTCGCCTCAATTTGAAGGCGGTGGAACATTCACTGCTGAATGAGCCAATTCCAGGCGGGGCGAGCTGGATCTATGTCTTCGGGTCGGCCACGCTGTTCCTCTTTATCCTCCAGGCCATCACCGGGATGTTTCTCGCTGTTTACTATGCGCCGACGCCGGACCATGCCTATGACAGCGTGCAATTCATTGAAAACCAGGTCACCTTTGGTTGGTTCGTTCGCGGCCTACACCACTGGGGTGCATCGGGCATGGTCGTAGCGGTCGGTCTTCACATGCTCCAGGTCTTTCTCTACGGAGCCTTCAAACCTCCACGCGAGATGATGTGGATGGTTGGCGTGGTACTGTTTCTGCTGGTGATGGGATTCGCGTTTACCGGATATCTGTTGCCGTGGGACCAGACTGCGTACTGGGCGACGCAGGTTGGTATCAATATGGCCGGGACGGTTCCACTGGTTGGCGATTTCGTGGTGAAGGTCCTGCGCGGCGGAGAGACGCTGGGAGCGCTGACCCTCTCTAGATTCTTCGCGGTCCATGTGCTCTTCCTTCCTGCCCTGATCATCATGGGCATCATGCTTCATCTCTTCATTCTTCGGCGGGTGGGTCCCGCTGGGCCTTGGGATGAGACAAAAGCTGCGGCCGGCAGCGAGACCTTCTACCCTCGGCAAGTTTATATGGACGCCGTGGTGATGTTGGGTGTCTTTGGGGTGCTGGCTGTACTGGCCGTGCTGGTTCCCTTCCCCCTGACCGACAAGGCCAATCCGTCCGACACCAGCTTCGTGCCGGTGCCGGAGTGGTACTTTCTCTTCTATTACGAGCTGCTGAAGCACGTGCATGGGCCGCTGGAGCCGTTTGCTACCTGGGTGCTACCGGGAATGGCCGTTCTCGTGATGTTGCTCTGGCCCTTCCTTGATTGGCAAAAAGCCGTGCGTGCCCCTGCCTCGCGTCCGGTGGGCATAGCGCTGGCCGTTCTGTTCTTGGTGTCGGTCTTTTCACTGCTGGGTATCTCGTTAAAGAATCTCTATGCGGTGAAGCGAGTAGACCCTGGTGTGGCGCACGGTCAGGCTTTGGTTGACCATCTTGGTTGTATCGGATGTCACAGGATTCATGGAACGGGTGGTGCTGTCGGGCCGGATCTTTCCTATGTGGGCGATCAACGCCCCGATAGAGAATGGCATCTCAAACACTTCCGCAATCCGCAGTCGGTCTCACCAGGCTCGATTATGCCGAAGTTTCCCCTGACTGATCAGGAACTTCAGGACCTCGCCAGCTATATGTTAAGCCTCAAGCGGGCAACGTAA